The genomic region CAGGAACTGGCGTAAGGTGTTCAGATCGCTCAGAGCCTGGGCATTTTGCTGGCCGGAGCGGGAGCGCAAGCAAAGCTCGACCATGGCCCCGAACACCCTGGTGTTCAGCAGGCTGTCGAAACGAGCGCCGGTACGGATCAGCACCCTGGCGCGCACCAGCTCAAGCAGGGACATCACCAGAATCATTCCACCGGTGATGAGCGTCAGCATGGTCAACGTGAATTCGCTACGGCTTGACAGCACGCGGTCATACACCTGCAGCATGTACAAGGACGGTGTCAGTTGCAGCAGATTGATGAACAGACTGAAGACGATCGCAGCAAAAAAGGACTGGCGACAGCGTGCCAGAGCCTCGATCAGCTCCGAGTGAGGTTTGGCAGTGGACATCGCAGACTCCGCGCGCGTCAAAAGTCCTTATTTTATCAGGATTTGCTTCCACGGGGCACAAGTTCCGTTAAGAAGCACTTAAACCTGGTCCTGCGCCTGCCAACCGGAGCCGCAGTCAACAGGCGCAAACCGCAGCCGCTCGATGGCCGCCGTCCTTCAGACCGTCAACGCGCGCCCCTCGGCAGCCCCGAACAACAACCAATGCTCCAGCGGCGGCATCCCGGCCAGAGCGACATCCGGATTGGCAGCCAGATAGGCATCGGCATCGAACTGATCGGATGGCGCCCGCCCTTCACGCCAGCCAGACTCGCGATAATGCTGATAGGGATCAATGCCGGCCGCGGCTACATCGGGGTTGTGTAACAGGTAGGCATCGGTGTCGAACCAGGCGTTCGGATCACGACCTTCATGCCAGCCCCAGGTGTGATAGTGCTGTACTGGATCAATTCCGGCAGTTGCCACATCAGGGTTGTGTAACCGGTAATAATCGGTATCCAGGCCGTCGCGCACGATACCCGGCAAAATTAACCCCGGAGCCGGAGCAACCGCCGGCGCACCATACAAATATTGCACGCCGGCAATATCACCGGCCTCCGGCCCGACAACCAGCCCCGTCACCGGATACATCAGCGTATCCGGATCGTCCGTATGACCCAGCCCCAGTACATGCCCGATTTCATGCTCGGCAACGGTCATGAACGACCATTGCCCGAGCGCTCCTGGACCATAACCGTACCAGGCATCGGCAATGTCGGCCGTATCGAATACCACCGTACTGACCTGATAGATACCATTCTCAGTCCAGTTCTGGGCCTGACCCAGTGTATTGCTGCCTGCAACTGGCTGGCCGTCGATATAATCCAGGCCGATCCGTATATTCACGGTGGCGGAATCCGGCATTTCGACAAAGTCGATGTTGGCAACCGCCTCCCAGACAGTGAACGCAGTACGCACGGCATTGTAGGCTGCCGGATTGAGTGCTGCGTCGAATACCGTGTATCCACTGTAGGCATCGAAGCCACTACGGTTTGCCGTGGCAAAAGACCACGTCACCTGTCCGCCCGAAGTACCTGGCATGGCAGAACCACCCCATTTACCGCCCAAAAAGCTGTAACTCCCCATAACACGAACACCTCACAACGCTCAGGCCGAGAAATAATATTCCTCACCATCGGAGAGCAAACCCTCCAATGGCAGTGGCATTCTGAAAACTTTAGAATCATTTCATGCTCAGCCTAGAGAGACACCACAGTGCATCCCCATCTGCACTGGCATGAATCTCTATATCTTACCCAGCACACCTAATCGTCTTAAAACGTGCAACTCCTGTTCAAGAAAAACTTCAGCCATGGCGGTCAGTTCGGAAAGATTATCTTCCTCGGATTCCAGCGGTTTGCCGTCACGCACTACCCGCTGCTTGACATTTTTCATCGAACTCCAGGCGCGGCGAGCCATAACTGCCGGATCGGTAATGCCGGCAGCATGAGCAACCAGTAAAAGCCGGGAAACACGCGTCAAAGCTATGCCACTACCTACTACCGGAGACGCCATGAAACCAAAGCGGTCTGCATGCCCCGATTCCTCCAGCACCTTGGCATTGAAGCGTAAGGCTGCAATAGGGGCCGAAGCATTCTTTGTTTGCGGAATTAGTGGCAGAACTCGACCGGCGCCAGTCAAGACCGTCAGTGCCTGCATCAATCGGGCAGCACCGATCATCTTCAATTCTGGCTTTTGCAGCAACGCTTCGAATGACTGAACCCCCTCGGCGAGAATATTGACAAGCGGCTCGTAAATCTCCTGCTGCAAACGCACTTCTCCAGCCCCGGACTGGATTGTATTCCCCAATCCCTGGTGCGGTACCTGCAAAACATATTGCTGACGCTGCAGCCAGGCATCTCGTTCCGAAACGCTCATGCGACGCCCACCTTTGGTAAAAAGGTCGCGACGGAACTGAGTATTCAGACAGTAATCACGTACGGTTTCCCGCAAAATCGGGTCGGTCACATCATTAATTTTTTCTGCAATTTGTGGAGTAAAGTTCACTCCATCCACATGATCCAGCAGATAAGCAGAGCCCACAAATGAAAGTTTACCCGCCTCCATCTCACGAACCACTTCGAAAAAGTATTGTGGGTGCCAGTCAGCATTCAGATATTCGTGCGCGAGATAATTACGATTCTGAGCACGCATGCGATCCAGACGCTTAGCAATATCCGGATTTGCACCAAAATAACCAACTTTCAAGCCTGCCAGTTGCCCTGCAAAATCCATAGCTGCGTCAATCCTTTGCGCCAGCGGCTGACCACTACCTGCCGCACTGACATCGAATGCCTGCAATAGCGTGCGCAAAGGCTCAGACGATGCCCAACCGGGCAAAGTGTTGTAGCTAAC from Bacteroidota bacterium harbors:
- a CDS encoding matrixin family metalloprotease; this translates as MGSYSFLGGKWGGSAMPGTSGGQVTWSFATANRSGFDAYSGYTVFDAALNPAAYNAVRTAFTVWEAVANIDFVEMPDSATVNIRIGLDYIDGQPVAGSNTLGQAQNWTENGIYQVSTVVFDTADIADAWYGYGPGALGQWSFMTVAEHEIGHVLGLGHTDDPDTLMYPVTGLVVGPEAGDIAGVQYLYGAPAVAPAPGLILPGIVRDGLDTDYYRLHNPDVATAGIDPVQHYHTWGWHEGRDPNAWFDTDAYLLHNPDVAAAGIDPYQHYRESGWREGRAPSDQFDADAYLAANPDVALAGMPPLEHWLLFGAAEGRALTV
- a CDS encoding methyltransferase regulatory domain-containing protein, which encodes MNQWNHGYVTEVDYTYGFYRETTPQLMCLAAALRGFAPPDLKNGFTYCELGFGQGFGANLLAAANPQGDFWGTDFNPQHAAGARELASAASLSNTHWFDDSFEEFLLRETPDFDFIVLHGIYSWISVANRRCVVEFIRRKLKLGGLVYVSYNTLPGWASSEPLRTLLQAFDVSAAGSGQPLAQRIDAAMDFAGQLAGLKVGYFGANPDIAKRLDRMRAQNRNYLAHEYLNADWHPQYFFEVVREMEAGKLSFVGSAYLLDHVDGVNFTPQIAEKINDVTDPILRETVRDYCLNTQFRRDLFTKGGRRMSVSERDAWLQRQQYVLQVPHQGLGNTIQSGAGEVRLQQEIYEPLVNILAEGVQSFEALLQKPELKMIGAARLMQALTVLTGAGRVLPLIPQTKNASAPIAALRFNAKVLEESGHADRFGFMASPVVGSGIALTRVSRLLLVAHAAGITDPAVMARRAWSSMKNVKQRVVRDGKPLESEEDNLSELTAMAEVFLEQELHVLRRLGVLGKI